In Gossypium raimondii isolate GPD5lz chromosome 12, ASM2569854v1, whole genome shotgun sequence, a single window of DNA contains:
- the LOC105762971 gene encoding uncharacterized protein LOC105762971 produces MAATRSNSFPRSSRQHPLATEVNEHLNRLRASKEASTSSSSISHKLNGFQDLYDCVVKFLQLPLSHHALAHECADELLDGSLRLLDLCSTAKDIVMQTKESASELQSALRRRKIGEAEIASEVRKYMSSRKVAKKTIHKALGNLKVIQRKNTVSPSETVSMLKKIEAVTCSMFEDLLSLISGPKPGSWLSVSKLLHQRRIACEDAGRNVNEFEKVDVALKSFGITKSEIINLEMQNQLKDLELFIQDLEDGLECLFRCMIKARVSLLNILTL; encoded by the coding sequence ATGGCAGCCACTCGATCCAACAGTTTCCCCCGCTCATCTAGACAACACCCACTAGCAACAGAAGTTAATGAGCATTTGAATAGATTGAGGGCTTCTAAAGAGGCATCtacttcatcatcatcaataagCCATAAACTAAATGGCTTTCAAGATTTGTACGACTGTGTTGTTAAGTTTCTTCAGTTGCCTCTGTCCCACCATGCTTTAGCCCACGAATGTGCTGATGAGTTGTTGGATGGTTCTCTTAGACTCCTCGACCTTTGCAGCACTGCAAAAGATATTGTGATGCAAACAAAAGAAAGCGCAAGTGAACTTCAATCGGCTTTGCGTCGAAGGAAAATCGGTGAAGCCGAGATCGCAAGTGAAGTGAGGAAATACATGAGCTCCAGGAAAGTTGCCAAAAAGACTATCCACAAGGCATTGGGAAACTTGAAGGTCATACAAAGGAAAAACACAGTCTCACCTTCAGAAACAGTTAGCATGCTGAAGAAGATTGAAGCAGTGACTTGTTCTATGTTTGAGGATTTGTTATCTCTCATCTCCGGACCAAAGCCTGGAAGTTGGTTATCAGTTTCGAAACTATTGCATCAAAGAAGAATAGCGTGCGAAGATGCTGGAAGAAAcgtgaatgaatttgaaaaggTTGATGTTGCTTTGAAATCCTTCGGAATAACCAAATCTGAGATCATAAATCTTGAGATGCAAAACCAGCTAAAAGACCTGGAGCTGTTTATTCAAGATCTTGAAGATGGACTTGAATGCCTCTTCAGGTGTATGATCAAAGCAAGAGTCTCGCTTCTTAACATCCTTACCCTGTAA